CACGGCCCCGCCGCGGCGCGAACCTGAGCCCCTTTCGGCCCCAGGCCCAGGTCCATTCACCCTCCATCACCACCGGATCGATGAACTCGAAGATCGACTCGCGACGCTTCGCGCGGCGCGGCGCCGACCGGTCCGC
This region of Deltaproteobacteria bacterium genomic DNA includes:
- a CDS encoding type II toxin-antitoxin system prevent-host-death family antitoxin codes for the protein MTRYTAAEARKHLSGLLNAAERGQEVVIERRGVRFVVKADRSAPRRAKRRESIFEFIDPVVMEGEWTWAWGRKGLRFAPRRGRAR